CTATATCAGATATACGATTTTCACATACTTTCCACTCTATAAAATGAAGTTTCAGAAGACAAGTCTGTGGCTTGGCTTTTCACTCTCTTTAAtggtgtcttttctttctttttaaaaaaaatttttttttaatgtttatttatttctgagacagagacagagcatgagtgggggaggggcagagagagagagggagacacagaatccgaagcaagctccaggctctgagctgtcagcacagagcccgacatggggctcgaactcacaaaccatgagatcatgacctgagccgaagtcggttgctcaaccgactgagccacccaggcaccccaattgtgTCTTTTCAAGCATAAGTTTTACACTTTAGTGGTGTCCAGTTTTTaaatggattgtgcttttggtggtGTAACTAAGaacttttttgccttttgtttggAGTGTTCGgttcatatttaataaaattattgatTGCATTAAGTCTGCCATTtagctatttgttttttatatgtctcatggttttttttattcctctcccttccttttggcACAAATATGGAGTTTTTGCAGTTATTTTCTTAGTGCAGCTCTAGGAATTAAAATATGCATCTAATTTATCACAATCTAGTTAATAGTTTCAGTAAAATAGATCTTTTATAAAGCCCACAATATGGTGTTATAGGCCTTTTATGATAATCTTAGGCACTTTAGAGaagttaagagaagaaaagagaaaaatatacagaCATAGTCTTTTATATTCACTTACATATTTACCAGTGTTGATGGTCCTCATTTGTTCCTGTGGATTTGAGTTAGTGTCTGGTGTCATTTCTTTTCAGCCTGGAGGACTTACTTAGTATTTCTTGTGAGGCACATTTGCCAGCAATAGATACTTTCTGAGTACTTTTTAATCTGTGAATATCtttgtatcaatttttttcttcttttttttaaatttaaattttatttttaagagagagagagcgagcatgcacatgagtgggggaggggcagagagagagggagacacagaatccgaagcaggctccaggctcccagctgtcagcacagagtccgatgcaggagttgaactcatgaaccgtgaagtcatgacctaagctgaagtcggacactgaacacactgagccacccaggcacccctatcaatTTCATTTTTGAGGGATACTTTTGTAAGAATAGAATTCTCCCTggctagcttttctttttttttttttttttttttttaatttattttgatagagagtgtgcacatatgtgcacgtggggtaggggcagagagagagggagagaaagaatcccaagcaggcccctatactgttagctcagagcccaatgcaggctcgaacttatgaaccatgagatcatggcctgagcagaaattggaagcttaaccaactgagccacccaggtgtccccttcctTGTTaactttttaacctttatttcagcactttgaataaaTCACTCCACTGCTTTTTGGTCTCCATTACTTCTGATGAGAAGTTAGCACTAATCATACTGTTTCTTCCTGTGCATGTtgaatcattttccttttactggttttaagattttctctttgtctttttttttctgatagtcaACAATCTGGCTATGATGTGTCTCTCTAGGACTTTATGTTTTTCTTGgggtttgttgagcttcttggatttgcagattaatgtttttcatcaaatttcagACTTTTTAGTTACTAtttctttggacatttttttcctgttctttctctctgttgtcTCCTTCATGTGTCCTCGTTGCGCATAGATTGGTTTATTCGATGGTGTCCCACAGGTTTCTGGGGCTCTTTGCTTTTCTTCGATCTTTCTTTCACCTGTTCTTCAGTTTAGGTAATTTCTATAGATTTATCTTCAACTTCATTGTTTCTGTTACCAACTCAAATATGCTGTTGGATCTCTCTAGTAATTTTGTAATTTcagttatttgactttttaattccagaatttccttttactcctttttaatagtttttattctttattgagattttctgtttcttaagtgGTCATACTTTACTTTAAGTTTTTACACActgtttcttttagttctttaattATATTCATAATACCAGCCTTGAATGCTCTTTTTCCCTCGTACATCAACATCTGGGCCACCCAGCAAAGTTTCTGTTGGCTACATTTTTTCCTCCACATAGGTcactctttcctgtttctttgaaaactggatattttagATACTGCATTGTATCCCTTCTGGTATCTCATGTTTCCTGCCTAGATGTTATTGCTGTTTTTGGTTTAGAAACATTTCTAACCTTAATACAGGGAATATGCTTTTTCTGTGAAGATGATGTTTCTGCgtgatttgttattttattatggtgtttatttttaatcctggCTTCCTGTTTTCAACCTTGTGTCTGCAGAGCTTAGTGAACTGTGACATTAGCAATAGGTTGTGTTCAAAGACTTTGAGCCAGTAAggcttcctgcctctgccactggatgagtgtgtggggtggggagctcAAAGTTCAGATAGCTTTCAAGCCTTTTCTGGCCTTTTACTTTCCACTGACCCCTCTGATGTTTTCCTCTTTACTTGGTTGTAGCCTCTCTATCAGGCAGGGTTATGTGCATCAATCACATCAATCTTCCCTGCTTTTGCAAACAGCCTTTCAGTCAGCCAGGATTGTGTGGAGAGTTTATCAAgcccttccctggctctctcACTTTCAGGTTTCCCTTGCTACATTTCTGGGTGGTCTAccagtctttgttgttgttgttcccaaCCAAGACTGAACCTCAGACAGCAGTCCCTCGTGGCCTTCCGTGTTCATTTACCACCTAGATCACATTTATGGACAGTTCCACTGGGCATTGGTTTTTCACCTCCCGCTCAAATCAAGTGACTGCCCCTCTGGCAGCAGCAGCACTGATCATTCTATGGCCTGTCCTAGTATAACGACCACACCAACCAAGCTGGGGGATTGGAAGGGTGAGAGCAGCTCCAGGCAACAATGCTGCAGATTCCCACTTTTCTTATCTGGAGTTAAGTATTTTTCGTGAATAAACACTTCTCAAGTTATTGTAGGTTTTTGATTGATTTCTGGAATTAAACTTTGTAGTCTGTCAGGTATTGTGAAAATAAGTTTTTAGTATGAGTTTTCCACATTGCCATAGAACAAGGGTcaaaaactttttctgtaaggggctacattagtaaatattttaagctttccAAGTCATGTGCCccattggttggttggttggcttgcttttctttctttcctttcctttctccttccctctcctctcttctctcctctcctcccttgcccctccccttcccctcccttgcccctccccttccttctctcttctttctttcttttttcttttctttctttctttttcttttatccttccttcctctttctttctttctttccttcttccttcttcttcttcctttctccctccctctctctctccctccctccctcactctctccctctttccctctctccctcactccctctctccctctcattttctttctccttccttccttccttccttccttccttccttccttccttccttccttcccctagaAAGGTAAAATCCATTTTTAGCTGGTGGGTCATACCAAAACAGGTTGCAGGCTGAATCTGGCTTACTAGACAAGTTTGCTAACTCCTGtacttaaaaatgtaatgtttaaattcaaatgaaaaatagCCATTTTTTATGGATGCAAGGATGTCTGAGTGGGAGACATGCTGTGATATAAACATATTATGAATGACCAACAGGCAGAGTAAAATGGCCCAGGCAACCCTACCTATGGCTACTCTgactaaatatattcttttttcaccAGGATCAAAGCTAGAAATTCAACCTTATCCCCCCTGTCCGCTGGCATTCTCTAGTCAGCGAGGCCTCAGCCAACATGTGTGGCTCAGGCATCTTCCTCAGCTCTTCTCAAGTTACTGTGCAGGAAATCATCTCCGTCCCGGGAAACCCTATCCAGAAGATCAGAAACAGCAGCAGAAACAACTCTTTGATCAAGCCTGCTTGAGTGACAAAGCAGATATTCAAGAGACAGAAGACTCCAAGCCCTTGTTCAGGAGACTAAGCAGAAGAGGCACTTGGGAGGTGTTGTCCAGCTCACTGCAAGAACAGCCAGTCAGGTCCAGGGAAGACAACACAGTGCTGGATATAGGGCCCAGCCTAGGCCAGAGGACAGACCTTGAGGAATCAGACAAAGGATCGCGTGGTGTAGAAGTCTCAAGATTTGGGGCAGTCAAATGTGGGGAGTTTGGGCGAGGCTTTTTGAGGGAGTCAAACCTGCTCAGCCTCCAGAAGATGCATACAGGGGAGACACCTTACATGTACACTGAGTGGGGACAGGGCTTTAGCAACATGTCAATCCTCATCAAAAACCAGAAGAAACACTCTGGGGAAAAACCTTATGTGTGCAAGGAGTGTGGACGAGGCTTTACCTGGAGGTCAAACCTCATCACACACCAGAGGACACACTCAGGGGAGAAGCCTTATGTGTGCGAGGAGTGTGGACGAGGCTTCACCTGGAAGTCAAACCTCATCACACACCACAGGACACATTCAGGGGAGAAACCTTATGTGTGCGAGGAGTGTGGACGAGGCTTTACTTGGAAGTCAAACCTCTTCACACATCAAAGGACACATTCAGGGGTCAAGCCTTATATGTgcaaggaatgtgggcagagTTTTAGCCTGAAGTCAAACCTTATCACACACCAGAGGGCACACTCTGGGGAGAAGCCTTATGTTTGCAAGGAATGTGGGCGTGGCTTTCGCCAGCATTCACATCTCATCAGACATAAGAGGACACATTCGGGAGAGAAGCCTTATGTGTGCAGGGAGTGTGAGCAGTGCTTTACCCAGAAGTCACATCTCAGTAGACACTTAAggacacacacaggagagaagcctTATGCGTGCGCGGAATGTGGGCGCCGTTTCAGTTGGAAATCAAACCTCAAGACACACCAGAGGACGCACTCCGGGGTTAAACCTTATGTGTGCCTGGAGTGTGGGCAGTGCTTTAGCCTGAAGTCAAACCTCAACAAACACCAGAGGtcacacacaggggagaagccaTTTGTGTGCAGAGAATGTGGGCGAGGCTTTACCCGGAAGTCAACCCTTATCACACACCAGAGGACACACTCAGGGGAAAAGCCATTTGCGTGCAGGGAGTGTGGACGAGGCTTCAACGATAAGTCAACCCTCACCTCACACCAGAGAACACATTCAGGGGAAAAGCCTTTTGTGTGCAGGGAGTGTGGTAGAAGGTTTAGCCAGAAGCCAAACCTCTTTAGGCACAGGAGGGCACACTCGGGTCATATGCCCTTTGTGTGCAAAGAGTGTGGGCAGGGCTTTTGTGATAAGTTAACTCTCGTCACACACCAGAAGGCACACTCCGGGGGAAAGCCTCACGTGTGCAGGGAGTGTGGGCAAGGCTTTAGCCGGCAGTCACACCTTGTTAGACATCAGAGGATACATTCAGGAGAGAAGCCTTACATTTGTAGGAAGTGTGGGCGAGGCTTTAGTCGGAAATCAAACCTCATCAGACATCAGAGGACACACTCAGGATAGACACCTTGTGTGTACAGCGAGTGTAGTGAAATCTTCAGTCAAGAGTCCTATTTCACAAGATGCCAGAAGTCACACCTGGTGGTTTTAGTAAGAAGTCAGCCATTACCAGACACCAAAGTGGAGACAGCTACTTACGTGTGACAGGAATGTTCACGAGCCCAATGGGAAAAGTCAACCTCTCCAGTCCGCCTGAAGGAGAACTACTGGCTCATTTTCAGGAGCTCTGGCTTCCCCTAGTGGGGATGGTGGGTTGTGGAAGATCAGGTAACTTGATGGAGGGAGCACTTAGAAGGAGATTGAAATAAAGGAATGGAGACTATTCTACTGTCATTCCCTGAGAATATTTAAACCCTCCTTACACAGTAGCCTGGATGTTAGAGATAACAGCAATAATGGAGTTCGCCCCTTAAAATCTGTCCGACTTTCTGAGAACAAGGGACTTGACAGAGACCATTGCTGATTTAATCTTGCTTTCCCAGAGCAGGACCCAGCAGCAGTCAGCTTCAGGGAAGTTTGCGAAATGATGAATTCATGGAGACAGAGGTAGTACGTGGGTAGAAGAAGGTTTTATTATGCAAAAGGGCTTACAAGTGAGGAAGACCATGACTGTCCTAGCGCTAGGTTTTGGGAGGAAGTATCCATTTTTGCTTGCTTCCAGGGGCTGTCTCTGGTTTCCAGGTTGAATCCATACTGAAGATATTCTTATTTACCGATGTATTTAGACTAGAAATGTATTATATGCTTTTATGAAGAAAACTGGTAGTAATTTTCGTGAATTTGACTTTCAAACCAAAAGTTAGAATATTGAAAAACAACTGTCGCCATGAACTTGACAGCTTTCCACTACTTAGTCTTTTGTGACAAGATTGCTGATGATATTAATGAATGTGATTTTGTAATACCATATAATGAAATACGTAAACATTTCGAAGATCTGCCTAACTCATTGAACaagtattttcctaatgattagtgtgTGATGCTACAAAATCATCCATGGTGATATTAAAGTATAAGATAGGCAAATGGATTTCAGTTTAAAAGATaaaggtacctggctggctcagtcagtagagcatgcagctcttgatcttggagttgtgagttcgagccccacctttagggatagagtttactttaaaaaagaaaggaaaaaccaaaaacaaaaaattaataccaatctttaaaaaaaaaaagagataaaggccAGATTCCACATTAcagtaacctttaaaaaattatcacttGTTGACTTTTGCTATACTTTGGTATAGTCAAAgaataatattaacaaatatcTGAAAAGGTCATTAAAATacatctccattttttaaatttgtacatGTGAGGTCATATTATTTATCTCAGCAAATTAAATGCAAGAGCACATATAAAATACTAGCTATATTAAGAttaaagagattttcaaaaatacaggataatgccactcttctcactgatctatttttttaaaatttctttggtgGAAAATATTCAAACCCAAGTGAAAGTGAAGCACTTTACTTCTCATTTAAAGTGCATTGTTTTCTAGATGTTTATggttttggggtacctggctggctcagtcggtggagcatgtgattcttgatctcagggttgtgagttcaaaccccacactgggtgtagagattacttaaaaataaaagtcttaaaaaaaacaaacaaacaggtttcgggttgcctggctggctcagttggtggagcatgcgactcttgatctcagggtcatgagttcaagtcctgtgttgggtgtggagcttaaCAACAAAACGTTTAGATGTTTATGGTCTATATATTACAGCAAAAAATACTTCGCACACacttaaacaccaaaaaaaaagttacctgaCATACTATTatacttaatataatttaaactaggcatggggcacctggctggctcagctggtggagcatgaGAATATTCATCTCTGCGTCATGATTTCgtccccatgttgggtgtagagattactaaaaaaaataataaacttaaaaaaaattaaactaggcATAGAAGAAAATTACCAAATAACACAAATGCAAAGGAAATGCTTGTTAACACCCACTGGCAGATGTAAACCTACAATTGAAGTATGCTGCTCTATCTAGACAAAACACACAAATCTTGGGGAATACTCATTGCTAGAACtaaattatataattacttaATCTCTGTGCCTGTCGCTATGTCTCTTCCTGAATATTCTtgccaatttttctattttttattaaaatctattcttttaatcttcaatgtgtttttaacttatattttgttaatttttgttaatatttactaATATCTTGAAGCTAGtttttattaattgctttttgaagcttatttaatcatacttcaggtttttttttttaccttttcctttttattttcttctgaaagtcaaatcagttataatttttatctttattttctcttttagccAAGAATTACTATTTCTACAAATGGCTAGATGGATGTATTCATTTTTACACTCTCCtagtatttagttttttttaattttatagcattatagtcaatatatttttgtagtttcttccattttattttattaaaaaatgttaatgtatttatttaaattcaagttagttaacatacgatgtagtattggcttcaggagtagaacccagtgattcatcacttcatgtgacacctagtgctcatccctacaaatgccctccttaatgcccatcgcccatttagcccatcctcaacccacctcccctccagcaaccctgtttgttctctgtatttaaaagtctcttatggtttgcctccctctctgtttttgtcttatttttccttcccttctcctatgtttatttgtttggtttcttaaattccacatgagtgaaatcatatggtatttgtttttctctgacttattttgcttagcataatacactctagttccatccacattgttgcaaatggcaagattccattctttttgatcgccaagtagtattccattgtatgtatgtatgtatcttctctatgcattcatctgtggatggacatttgggctctttccatactttggctattgtggatagtgctgctttataaacattggggtacgtgtgtcccttcaaatcagcgtTTTtgattcctttggataaatacctgatagtgcaattgctgggtcatagggtagttctatttttaattttttgaggaacctccatgctgttttccagagtggactTCCAGTTTAATTCATAAAGTTTAGTTTTGAATCTAATCAAGCTCTGAATTTtcatgtatatctttttttttttttttttttttagtttatttattttgagagagaataggggagggtcagagagacagtgagagagagaatcccaagcagactccacactgtcattgcagagcccaatatagggcttgagctcacaaaatgagatcatgacctgagctgaaactgagagtcagatgcttaactgactgagccacccaggcaccccagttttcaTGAGTATCTTAAAAAGCAAGTATGTAACATGagtatgtgtattttaacaatattatacCAAAATTAACACAAAAGGTTATAAATGTTGATGTTTTTCTATATCGTTACCTTATTCTCCTGTTGTTTtgtattaatttcatatttatttctatgttaACATGTGAAATTAGATTTGTAATGTAAATATAGATACAAGTAATATTAACAGAATAAGCACCATTGTACTCACCCCAGAAGAAGTAGTAagccttaattatttttaaaaacttagcacttccatttctgtaagtgaaatagtaaataaatttatGATCATGTTAAGAGACATTTCTCCATGTATTGCCATCAAATTTTGCTTAATACATTTCAAGGCTATTTTATTTAGATctatagaaattaataaaatttcttcttgatggattttctcttttaaaaccaTTGAGCAACCCCAGGTCCCATTCAGTGCTTCTAATTAGTCCGTTCTCAATACTGTTTGCATTTGCCTTTTTTAGTAGTATTTGCTATactcactttttcattttcatcttgatATTCTTGTTTTGTGAATAGAGCATCCTATTCAAGTACTGGAAGCCACAGTCAGAACAATTAggtaagaaagataaataaatacaaagcatctaaattggaaaggaataagTGAAACCATCTCTATTTACAGacatcattttatatatagaaaatccaagtGAACTCAAACTGATAAAGCTAATCAACAAATTGAGCAAAGTTATAGAGTACAagatcaacaaacaaaaatccgAGAAAATAGAGAATTCTGGTTTCTTGAGGGATCTTGGCTGATGGGTTGCCACTGAGTAATGAATTGGGTGACCATGGGGGTATGAGTACTATATACCCTTTAACTCAAAGTTTCTTAGATTTGGCCAATGGGAGCCCCTTCAAGCTGGCCTCTTGTGTCTTTCTGACATGTCTCCATCATTCATTAAGCATCTCCTTAATTTCTGACAGATAGTAAAGGCTCATTTTGTACTTTCTCAGCCCCGGCCCTGGAATTCACCATTTCTCTAAGAAATTATAGTTGCTTTCAGTGGAGAATGATATTTAGGAACCAATACCTAGGTAATAGGTGTGCTCATTGGTCTTAGACCATCTCTGCTGACAGAGCTAGGAaatttacgtgtgtgtgtgtgtgtgtgtgtgtgtgtgtgtgtgtgtacacaaatacctgtttatatctgaaaaaaaaaaatcagttcataTGGATACTTCCAATTTCAATCCAACATCACAATGTTTATTCTAACCTTCCTTTCCACATCTGTaactcccttttctttcttttttaacgtttatttttgagagagacagacagcatgagtgggggaggggtagggagaaggggagacacagaatctgaagcaggttccagggtcctagctgtcaacacagagcccaatgcgggactcaaacccacaaaccatgagattatgacctgaaccgaagttggatgcttaaccgactgagccacccagctgcccctgtaaCTCCATTTTCTTATAGTGATAAACCTGGTTCTCATTATCCatcatatatttacttatttgctcatTCTTGGAATACATATtaagtagtttcagaattgctaatgCATACAATTGTGATAAGCATACCTACTCATTGGAGTTCATTATTTTTGTAGATCTTTTTGTCTTTGGCCTGAGGACAAATTACCACATTTGAATTACTTGGGTTAGTTCTTTTTCCACCCTTCACTGTGGTTATGTTATTCATTTGATTTCTGTTTGTGTTTAGTTTTAGGGTTCTCTTCATCTTTGCTGTTGTGAACACATTTAGGGTGTCTCCCATGATTCTCACTTCTAATAACCACACTGTTGAGTAATCcgctccccttgagtgtgggtgggACTATGAGCagcttctaaccaacagaatatggTAAAGATTACGGGATATCACTCTTGTTTTTATGTTAAATTGTATGGCAAAAGTGAAGGGATTTTGCAAGTGTAATTAAGGTTCCTAATCAGTTGACTATGTAGGGGGAAAGGGAAATTATACTAGGTGGCTCACCTAATCTGGTAAACACTTTAA
The sequence above is a segment of the Leopardus geoffroyi isolate Oge1 chromosome E2, O.geoffroyi_Oge1_pat1.0, whole genome shotgun sequence genome. Coding sequences within it:
- the ZNF875 gene encoding zinc finger protein 875 isoform X2, whose amino-acid sequence is MLETYNHLVSLEIPFSKPKLISQLEQGEEPWIEEKRCPLVLCPGSKLEIQPYPPCPLAFSSQRGLSQHVWLRHLPQLFSSYCAGNHLRPGKPYPEDQKQQQKQLFDQACLSDKADIQETEDSKPLFRRLSRRGTWEVLSSSLQEQPVRSREDNTVLDIGPSLGQRTDLEESDKGSRGVEVSRFGAVKCGEFGRGFLRESNLLSLQKMHTGETPYMYTEWGQGFSNMSILIKNQKKHSGEKPYVCKECGRGFTWRSNLITHQRTHSGEKPYVCEECGRGFTWKSNLITHHRTHSGEKPYVCEECGRGFTWKSNLFTHQRTHSGVKPYMCKECGQSFSLKSNLITHQRAHSGEKPYVCKECGRGFRQHSHLIRHKRTHSGEKPYVCRECEQCFTQKSHLSRHLRTHTGEKPYACAECGRRFSWKSNLKTHQRTHSGVKPYVCLECGQCFSLKSNLNKHQRSHTGEKPFVCRECGRGFTRKSTLITHQRTHSGEKPFACRECGRGFNDKSTLTSHQRTHSGEKPFVCRECGRRFSQKPNLFRHRRAHSGHMPFVCKECGQGFCDKLTLVTHQKAHSGGKPHVCRECGQGFSRQSHLVRHQRIHSGEKPYICRKCGRGFSRKSNLIRHQRTHSG
- the ZNF875 gene encoding zinc finger protein 875 isoform X1, giving the protein MATGLLKAKKEAFVAFRDVAVDFTREEWSLLSPAQRTLHREVMLETYNHLVSLEIPFSKPKLISQLEQGEEPWIEEKRCPLVLCPGSKLEIQPYPPCPLAFSSQRGLSQHVWLRHLPQLFSSYCAGNHLRPGKPYPEDQKQQQKQLFDQACLSDKADIQETEDSKPLFRRLSRRGTWEVLSSSLQEQPVRSREDNTVLDIGPSLGQRTDLEESDKGSRGVEVSRFGAVKCGEFGRGFLRESNLLSLQKMHTGETPYMYTEWGQGFSNMSILIKNQKKHSGEKPYVCKECGRGFTWRSNLITHQRTHSGEKPYVCEECGRGFTWKSNLITHHRTHSGEKPYVCEECGRGFTWKSNLFTHQRTHSGVKPYMCKECGQSFSLKSNLITHQRAHSGEKPYVCKECGRGFRQHSHLIRHKRTHSGEKPYVCRECEQCFTQKSHLSRHLRTHTGEKPYACAECGRRFSWKSNLKTHQRTHSGVKPYVCLECGQCFSLKSNLNKHQRSHTGEKPFVCRECGRGFTRKSTLITHQRTHSGEKPFACRECGRGFNDKSTLTSHQRTHSGEKPFVCRECGRRFSQKPNLFRHRRAHSGHMPFVCKECGQGFCDKLTLVTHQKAHSGGKPHVCRECGQGFSRQSHLVRHQRIHSGEKPYICRKCGRGFSRKSNLIRHQRTHSG